One Setaria viridis chromosome 3, Setaria_viridis_v4.0, whole genome shotgun sequence DNA window includes the following coding sequences:
- the LOC117848057 gene encoding uncharacterized protein isoform X2 — protein sequence MAAADDDDSDVILLVHQLPVDMDGPDEGRLAHLLPPLHRAPPPPPPPPFRAPPPPQAVASAEHRLYFRGWLGAPRHWEVWVAKLRPLHAPLWRRLGIHDAVLASTYRIKPDASHVLHLASFWSPATSTFAFPWGEATLTLHDVAVIAGLPATGSPVPAPLQPEWRPDEAALNGVRLGFNRSACKKAHLSAWIKHFLTDHNDTVLEHAAFLALWLTRFVLPGHPESTMRQAVFPIAVRLARGERVALAPAVLASLYRDLRDIKSFLVAAGAASTTGNADMLSSLSLYSPLYLLHLWIWERFPALRPGRENLLGDGEPMAARWHDLSRKANPTLIREVLNSRDNFLWQLPYATALKKYSGWVCSSDLTGNDQLRLLAHCLRPCELVGMDCIEQYLPHRVARQFGLDQDVPMDVRRANQDWAVAWQTYELEGKNVSLFIPQSEPGITARYAQWWKQQVQPSDLRAGAPSIPLESKTSKRRVKKTPAAMEAEAEKERRMKKARVSPSDKKRKLEELYDPKFSGWLAAGRSGISDAAGSSYKKGSLPKYDMGSDEALLPNVGATNDDVVLLLPRLQTASPAVVVPKKDDIMNPVIGDGGNSIVDISPEISTNELEGGATAMQKEETLNNPVVRSLDITDKPEDDTAVMKSEEEAMEISVARSLDIKDRPEEGTTLVMELEKEAMETHNIPEDDTIKVPQLGYEKLRDTAPAPIEEDTKEKPCADDKDLAEKDVDESMEVYKVKQAEGEGCDLLMEKYGDNVADALGERCDLLIEKDGANITDALGVEQAAEGQATSLTKKSIHDHVEEITLVEELDEQSERATRIRAEDIPEEITQAHEKESDNNDMMKDSKNSTDSEMLCSSATVQFKGGMMEKQCIQNVEPNNQRELSSESDAAAMKVEGIYDHRTMDMEELALTQKHDHKIIGENKATAILERSHMLDSGVKSDLITLEVDEIHTAGGMQNQEILDLDKHKMVPKQKQDRIIIWENKETMVLEGSHMLDSRVKSDSVTLETDETHAGGGIRHQEILGLDKEMALKQKQDHIIACENKETTELRGIHMLDSRMKSDLATLEVDKTPPAEGNENQDILDVNKQQGTSGTQDLGTAIGNNKMNMSEDEDIPVCSGYQIGPTIESNKMNMSEDAGIPDCGEYQIDPTVIEVNEVESTKRLPNQELLDNREQLAMEEGQHLETTIENNKMNLPNEADALVCGEHQIDSTGTEVPEVKSSSVIQNQELLDNKEDQVTEKRMECHTAYESGIPLEEAYKFGDGVDTCVVAVNVSDSTQNKETFCLITEKRMECEIAYESRISLEEAYTLGGADTCGVAVNVSDSTQNKETCTTEEAMEDKQHHEVEHVNEERILEDTTMIDSSELKSDVTHVEVDMAGSKEGTLNQHATDVEVGMAGSKEGTLNQYALSVETEAAVQEKQDHEMAGEDNRDVADVNALECRVKPDGVVKLSHETLLTTQSVSSEDKENAPSFEEHNITEVAGFESNQTTGMEPEGALPLEPKNMVEVKQENLESETERSIFRENDEVTCKDQTSACVLISPSNVDDQCDDDNGWAEEPTKSNDKLASDSINTSCRDPVKFGKSSNEEVKKAQNIRSMYLKDIKESLGRIRAEPLNRVQATNFCYPSRHAVQESHSACKEIKVPLRDSGRDFGRDRALELVATSPAEESSRWRQEQYALQILEDVQNARIAEKTRMEMEIRILKAQIASMERQVMNLDHFSEVKSRSKRH from the exons atggccgccgccgacgatgaCGACAGCGATGtgatcctcctcgtccaccaGCTCCCCGTCGACATGGACGGGCCCGACGAGGGCCGCCTCGCCCATCTCCTGCCCCCGCTCCACCGCgcccctcccccgcccccgcctccccccttccgcgcccctcccccaccccaagccgtcgcctccgccgagCACCGCCTCTACTTCCGCGGCTGGCTCGGCGCCCCGCGCCATTGGGAGGTCTGGGTCGCCAAGCTCCGCCCGCTCCACGCCCCGCTCTGGCGCCGCCTCGGCATCCACGACGCCGTCCTCGCCTCCACCTACAGGATCAAGCCCGACGCCTCCCACGTCCTCCACCTCGCCTCCTTCTGGTCCCCCGCCACATCCACCTTCGCCTTCCCCTGGGGCGAGGCCACCCTCACCCTCCACGACGTCGCCGTCATCGCCGGATTGCCCGCCACCGGCTCCCCCGTCCCCGCGCCGCTACAGCCCGAATGGCGCCCCGACGAGGCCGCGCTCAACGGGGTGCGCCTCGGCTTCAACCGCAGCGCCTGCAAGAAGGCGCACCTCTCCGCCTGGATCAAGCACTTCCTCACCGATCACAACGACACCGTCCTCGAGCACGCCGCCTTCCTCGCCCTCTGGCTCACGCGCTTCGTGCTCCCGGGCCACCCGGAGTCCACCATGCGCCAGGCTGTCTTCCCCATCGCCGTCCGCCTCGCGCGCGGCGAGCGCGtcgcgctcgcgcccgccgTGCTCGCCTCCCTCTACAGGGACCTGCGCGACATCAAGTCATTCCTCGTCGCCGCAGGTGCCGCCTCCACCACTGGCAATGCTGATATGCTATCTTCCTTATCCCTCTATTCGCCCCTCTACCTTCTTCATCTCTGGATATGGGAGCGCTTCCCTGCGCTCAGGCCTGGAAGGGAGAACCTGCTGGGGGATGGTGAGCCCATGGCCGCTCGCTGGCATGATCTGAGCAGAAAGGCCAACCCGACACTCATACGCGAGGTCCTCAATTCAAGGGACAACTTTCTATGGCAGCTTCCTTATGCCACTGCTCTCAAGAAGTACAGTGGCTGGGTTTGCAGCAGCGATCTCACTGGAAATGATCAACTGAGATTGCTGGCACACTGCTTGCGGCCTTGTGAGCTTGTGGGGATGGATTGCATTGAGCAGTACCTCCCACACCGCGTTGCAAGGCAGTTTGGACTGGACCAAGATGTGCCTATGGATGTTCGCCGTGCCAATCAGGATTGGGCGGTTGCTTGGCAGACCTATGAACTGGAGGGGAAGAATGTGAGTTTATTCATCCCTCAGTCTGAACCTGGGATCACGGCACGGTATGCGCAGTGGTGGAAGCAGCAAGTACAACCTTCTGATCTTCGTGCAGGGGCACCAAGCATTCCACTGGAGTCAAAGACTTCCAAACGCAGGGTGAAAAAGACGCCAGCTGCAATGGAAGCTGAGGCAGAGAAGGAGCGCAGGATGAAGAAGGCCCGTGTCTCACCTAGTGACAAAAAACGCAAGCTTGAAGAGTTGTATGATCCAAAGTTCTCAGGTTGGCTTGCAGCTGGACGAAGTGGGATAAGTGATGCTGCTGGCAGCAGCTACAAAAAGGGATCCTTGCCAAAATATGACATGGGATCAGATGAGGCGTTGCTGCCTAATGTTGGAGCTACCAATGATGATGTTGTGCTACTTCTGCCAAGGCTACAAACAGCAAGTCCTGCTGTAGTTGTGCCCAAGAAGGATGATATCATGAATCCGGTTATAGGTGATGGAGGAAACTCCATAGTAGATATTTCCCCAGAAATCTCCACTAATGAACTTGAAGGAGGTGCTACTGCAATGCAGAAGGAGGAAACACTTAATAATCCTGTAGTCAGGTCTCTTGATATCACAGATAAGCCAGAAGATGACACTGCGGTAATGAAGTCAGAGGAGGAAGCTATGGAAATTTCTGTAGCTAGGTCTCTTGATATCAAAGATAGGCCAGAAGAAGGAACCACTTTGGTAATGGAGTTGGAGAAGGAAGCTATGGAAACACATAATATTCCTGAAGACGATACTATAAAAGTTCCTCAATTAGGATATGAAAAGTTAAGAGATACAGCACCAGCACCGATAGAGGAAGATACCAAGGAAAAGCCCTGTGCAGATGACAAGGATCTAGCAGAGAAAGATGTAGATGAGTCCATGGAGGTTTACAAAGTAAAACAAGCCGAAGGGGAGGGATGCGACCTGTTGATGGAGAAATACGGTGATAATGTTGCTGATGCTCTTGGAGAGAGATGTGATTTATTAATTGAGAAAGATGGTGCTAATATTACTGATGCTCTTGGAGTAGAACAGGCGGCAGAAGGACAAGCCACGTCATTGACAAAGAAAAGTATACATGACCATGTTGAGGAAATTACTCTAGTTGAGGAGCTGGATGAACAAAGCGAGAGGGCTACAAGGATAAGAGCGGAGGACATCCCTGAAGAAATCACTCAGGCACATGAAAAGGAATCTGATAATAATGATATGATGAAAGATTCAAAGAACTCAACCGACAGTGAGATGCTTTGTAGTTCAGCTACTGTACAGTTTAAAGGAGGCATGATGGAGAAGCAATGCATTCAGAATGTTGAGCCGAATAATCAGAGGGAACTGTCATCTGAATCTGATGCAGCTGCTATGAAGGTTGAAGGAATTTATGACCACAGAACCATGGATATGGAG GAACTGGCTCTGACACAGAAACATGACCACAAAATCATAGGCGAGAACAAGGCAACAGCAATATTGGAAAGAAGCCATATGCTGGATAGTGGAGTGAAATCTGATTTGATCACTTTGGAGGTTGATGAAATTCACACTGCAGGAGGAATGCAAAACCAGGAAATTTTGGACTTGGACAAG CACAAAATGGTTCCAAAACAGAAACAGGACCGCATAATCATATGGGAGAACAAGGAGACAATGGTTTTGGAAGGCAGCCATATGCTAGATAGCAGAGTGAAATCGGATTCGGTCACTTTGGAGACTGATGAAACTCATGCTGGAGGAGGAATTCGACACCAGGAAATTTTGGGCTTGGATAAG GAAATGGCTCTGAAACAAAAACAGGACCACATAATCGCATGTGAGAACAAGGAGACAACAGAACTGCGAGGCATCCATATGCTAGATAGCAGAATGAAGTCCGATTTGGCCACTTTGGAGGTTGACAAAACTCCTCCTGCAGAAGGAAATGAAAACCAGGATATTTTGGATGTCAACAAG CAACAAGGAACGAGTGGAACACAGGATCTTGGAACTGCAATCGGGAACAACAAAATGAATATGTCGGAGGATGAAGATATTCCTGTTTGCAGTGGATATCAAATTGGACCGACAATTGAGAGTAATAAAATGAATATGTCAGAAGATGCAGGTATTCCTGATTGCGGTGAATATCAAATTGATCCAACTGTTATCGAGGTTAATGAGGTCGAGTCTACCAAAAGACTACCGAACCAAGAACTTTTGGACAATAGAGAA CAACTAGCAATGGAGGAAGGACAACATTTAGAAACTACAATtgaaaacaacaaaatgaaTTTGCCAAATGAAGCAGATGCTCTTGTTTGTGGTGAACACCAAATCGATTCAACTGGTACAGAAGTTCCTGAGGTCAAATCTTCCAGTGTTATACAGAACCAAGAACTTTTGGACAATAAAGAG GACCAGGTAACGGAGAAAAGAATGGAGTGTCACACCGCATATGAAAGTggaatacccttagaagaagccTATAAATTTGGTGATGGAGTGGATACCTGTGTGGTTGCTGTGAATGTTAGTGATTCAACGCAGAACAAGGaaactttttgtttg ATAACGGAGAAAAGAATGGAGTGTGAAATTGCATATGAAAGTAGAATATCCTTGGAAGAAGCCTATACACTTGGTGGAGCGGATACCTGTGGGGTTGCTGTGAATGTTAGTGATTCAACGCAGAACAAAGAAACTTGCACCACTGAGGAG GCAATGGAGGACAAGCAACACCATGAAGTTGAACATGTGAATGAGGAGAGGATTTTGGAAGACACAACTATGATAGATAGTAGTGAATTGAAATCTGATGTAACTCATGTGGAGGTTGACATGGCTGGGTCAAAGGAGGGAACACTGAACCAGCATGCAACTGATGTGGAGGTTGGCATGGCTGGGTCAAAGGAGGGAACACTGAACCAGTATGCTTTAAGTGTGGAAACG GAAGCGGCAGTGCAAGAGAAGCAGGATCATGAAATGGCCGGTGAAGACAACAGAGATGTGGCTGATGTGAATGCACTTGAATGTAGGGTGAAACCTGATGGAGTTGTTAAATTGTCTCATGAGACTCTTCTTACAACACAATCTGTTTCTTCCGAGGACAAGGAGAATGCACCTTCCTTTGAGGAACATAATATAACAGAAGTTGCAGGCTTTGAATCAAATCAAACTACAGGGATGGAACCTGAAGGAGCTCTTCCACTAGAGCCTAAAAACATGGTAGAAGTGAAACAAGAAAATTTGGAGAGTGAAACCGAAAGATCCATTTTTAGGGAGAATGATGAAGTGACTTGCAAAGATCAGACCTCAGCATGCGTTTTGATTTCTCCTTCAAATGTCGATGACCAGTGTGACGATGATAATGGATGGGCTGAAGAACCGACAAAAAGCAATGACAAGTTAGCTTCTGATTCAATAAACACATCTTGCCGTGACCCTGTCAAATTTGGCAAGTCAAGTAATGAAGAGGTTAAGAAAGCACAGAATATCAGATCTATGTATCTAAAAGATATTAAAGAATCTCTGGGAAGAATTCGTGCTGAACCATTAAACAGAGTACAGGCCACCAATTTTTGTTATCCCTCAAGGCATGCAGTTCAGGAATCACATTCAGCTTGCAAGGAGATCAAAGTGCCTTTGCGTGACAGTGGAAGGGATTTCGGAAGAGATCGTGCACTAGAGTTGGTTGCTACAAGTCCAGCAGAAGAGAGTTCTCGATGGAGACAAGAACAGTATGCACTTCAAATTTTAGAAGATGTGCAAAACGCTCGAATTGCTGAGAAAACtaggatggagatggagatcagaATACTGAAAGCACAAATTGCTAGCATGGAGAGACAGGTGATGAACTTGGATCACTTCTCTGAGGTGAAGTCCAGATCAAAAAGGCACTAG
- the LOC117848057 gene encoding uncharacterized protein isoform X1, whose product MAAADDDDSDVILLVHQLPVDMDGPDEGRLAHLLPPLHRAPPPPPPPPFRAPPPPQAVASAEHRLYFRGWLGAPRHWEVWVAKLRPLHAPLWRRLGIHDAVLASTYRIKPDASHVLHLASFWSPATSTFAFPWGEATLTLHDVAVIAGLPATGSPVPAPLQPEWRPDEAALNGVRLGFNRSACKKAHLSAWIKHFLTDHNDTVLEHAAFLALWLTRFVLPGHPESTMRQAVFPIAVRLARGERVALAPAVLASLYRDLRDIKSFLVAAGAASTTGNADMLSSLSLYSPLYLLHLWIWERFPALRPGRENLLGDGEPMAARWHDLSRKANPTLIREVLNSRDNFLWQLPYATALKKYSGWVCSSDLTGNDQLRLLAHCLRPCELVGMDCIEQYLPHRVARQFGLDQDVPMDVRRANQDWAVAWQTYELEGKNVSLFIPQSEPGITARYAQWWKQQVQPSDLRAGAPSIPLESKTSKRRVKKTPAAMEAEAEKERRMKKARVSPSDKKRKLEELYDPKFSGWLAAGRSGISDAAGSSYKKGSLPKYDMGSDEALLPNVGATNDDVVLLLPRLQTASPAVVVPKKDDIMNPVIGDGGNSIVDISPEISTNELEGGATAMQKEETLNNPVVRSLDITDKPEDDTAVMKSEEEAMEISVARSLDIKDRPEEGTTLVMELEKEAMETHNIPEDDTIKVPQLGYEKLRDTAPAPIEEDTKEKPCADDKDLAEKDVDESMEVYKVKQAEGEGCDLLMEKYGDNVADALGERCDLLIEKDGANITDALGVEQAAEGQATSLTKKSIHDHVEEITLVEELDEQSERATRIRAEDIPEEITQAHEKESDNNDMMKDSKNSTDSEMLCSSATVQFKGGMMEKQCIQNVEPNNQRELSSESDAAAMKVEGIYDHRTMDMEELALTQKHDHKIIGENKATAILERSHMLDSGVKSDLITLEVDEIHTAGGMQNQEILDLDKHKMVPKQKQDRIIIWENKETMVLEGSHMLDSRVKSDSVTLETDETHAGGGIRHQEILGLDKEMALKQKQDHIIACENKETTELRGIHMLDSRMKSDLATLEVDKTPPAEGNENQDILDVNKQQGTSGTQDLGTAIGNNKMNMSEDEDIPVCSGYQIGPTIESNKMNMSEDAGIPDCGEYQIDPTVIEVNEVESTKRLPNQELLDNREQLAMEEGQHLETTIENNKMNLPNEADALVCGEHQIDSTGTEVPEVKSSSVIQNQELLDNKEDQVTEKRMECHTAYESGIPLEEAYKFGDGVDTCVVAVNVSDSTQNKETFCLDQITEKRMECEIAYESRISLEEAYTLGGADTCGVAVNVSDSTQNKETCTTEEAMEDKQHHEVEHVNEERILEDTTMIDSSELKSDVTHVEVDMAGSKEGTLNQHATDVEVGMAGSKEGTLNQYALSVETEAAVQEKQDHEMAGEDNRDVADVNALECRVKPDGVVKLSHETLLTTQSVSSEDKENAPSFEEHNITEVAGFESNQTTGMEPEGALPLEPKNMVEVKQENLESETERSIFRENDEVTCKDQTSACVLISPSNVDDQCDDDNGWAEEPTKSNDKLASDSINTSCRDPVKFGKSSNEEVKKAQNIRSMYLKDIKESLGRIRAEPLNRVQATNFCYPSRHAVQESHSACKEIKVPLRDSGRDFGRDRALELVATSPAEESSRWRQEQYALQILEDVQNARIAEKTRMEMEIRILKAQIASMERQVMNLDHFSEVKSRSKRH is encoded by the exons atggccgccgccgacgatgaCGACAGCGATGtgatcctcctcgtccaccaGCTCCCCGTCGACATGGACGGGCCCGACGAGGGCCGCCTCGCCCATCTCCTGCCCCCGCTCCACCGCgcccctcccccgcccccgcctccccccttccgcgcccctcccccaccccaagccgtcgcctccgccgagCACCGCCTCTACTTCCGCGGCTGGCTCGGCGCCCCGCGCCATTGGGAGGTCTGGGTCGCCAAGCTCCGCCCGCTCCACGCCCCGCTCTGGCGCCGCCTCGGCATCCACGACGCCGTCCTCGCCTCCACCTACAGGATCAAGCCCGACGCCTCCCACGTCCTCCACCTCGCCTCCTTCTGGTCCCCCGCCACATCCACCTTCGCCTTCCCCTGGGGCGAGGCCACCCTCACCCTCCACGACGTCGCCGTCATCGCCGGATTGCCCGCCACCGGCTCCCCCGTCCCCGCGCCGCTACAGCCCGAATGGCGCCCCGACGAGGCCGCGCTCAACGGGGTGCGCCTCGGCTTCAACCGCAGCGCCTGCAAGAAGGCGCACCTCTCCGCCTGGATCAAGCACTTCCTCACCGATCACAACGACACCGTCCTCGAGCACGCCGCCTTCCTCGCCCTCTGGCTCACGCGCTTCGTGCTCCCGGGCCACCCGGAGTCCACCATGCGCCAGGCTGTCTTCCCCATCGCCGTCCGCCTCGCGCGCGGCGAGCGCGtcgcgctcgcgcccgccgTGCTCGCCTCCCTCTACAGGGACCTGCGCGACATCAAGTCATTCCTCGTCGCCGCAGGTGCCGCCTCCACCACTGGCAATGCTGATATGCTATCTTCCTTATCCCTCTATTCGCCCCTCTACCTTCTTCATCTCTGGATATGGGAGCGCTTCCCTGCGCTCAGGCCTGGAAGGGAGAACCTGCTGGGGGATGGTGAGCCCATGGCCGCTCGCTGGCATGATCTGAGCAGAAAGGCCAACCCGACACTCATACGCGAGGTCCTCAATTCAAGGGACAACTTTCTATGGCAGCTTCCTTATGCCACTGCTCTCAAGAAGTACAGTGGCTGGGTTTGCAGCAGCGATCTCACTGGAAATGATCAACTGAGATTGCTGGCACACTGCTTGCGGCCTTGTGAGCTTGTGGGGATGGATTGCATTGAGCAGTACCTCCCACACCGCGTTGCAAGGCAGTTTGGACTGGACCAAGATGTGCCTATGGATGTTCGCCGTGCCAATCAGGATTGGGCGGTTGCTTGGCAGACCTATGAACTGGAGGGGAAGAATGTGAGTTTATTCATCCCTCAGTCTGAACCTGGGATCACGGCACGGTATGCGCAGTGGTGGAAGCAGCAAGTACAACCTTCTGATCTTCGTGCAGGGGCACCAAGCATTCCACTGGAGTCAAAGACTTCCAAACGCAGGGTGAAAAAGACGCCAGCTGCAATGGAAGCTGAGGCAGAGAAGGAGCGCAGGATGAAGAAGGCCCGTGTCTCACCTAGTGACAAAAAACGCAAGCTTGAAGAGTTGTATGATCCAAAGTTCTCAGGTTGGCTTGCAGCTGGACGAAGTGGGATAAGTGATGCTGCTGGCAGCAGCTACAAAAAGGGATCCTTGCCAAAATATGACATGGGATCAGATGAGGCGTTGCTGCCTAATGTTGGAGCTACCAATGATGATGTTGTGCTACTTCTGCCAAGGCTACAAACAGCAAGTCCTGCTGTAGTTGTGCCCAAGAAGGATGATATCATGAATCCGGTTATAGGTGATGGAGGAAACTCCATAGTAGATATTTCCCCAGAAATCTCCACTAATGAACTTGAAGGAGGTGCTACTGCAATGCAGAAGGAGGAAACACTTAATAATCCTGTAGTCAGGTCTCTTGATATCACAGATAAGCCAGAAGATGACACTGCGGTAATGAAGTCAGAGGAGGAAGCTATGGAAATTTCTGTAGCTAGGTCTCTTGATATCAAAGATAGGCCAGAAGAAGGAACCACTTTGGTAATGGAGTTGGAGAAGGAAGCTATGGAAACACATAATATTCCTGAAGACGATACTATAAAAGTTCCTCAATTAGGATATGAAAAGTTAAGAGATACAGCACCAGCACCGATAGAGGAAGATACCAAGGAAAAGCCCTGTGCAGATGACAAGGATCTAGCAGAGAAAGATGTAGATGAGTCCATGGAGGTTTACAAAGTAAAACAAGCCGAAGGGGAGGGATGCGACCTGTTGATGGAGAAATACGGTGATAATGTTGCTGATGCTCTTGGAGAGAGATGTGATTTATTAATTGAGAAAGATGGTGCTAATATTACTGATGCTCTTGGAGTAGAACAGGCGGCAGAAGGACAAGCCACGTCATTGACAAAGAAAAGTATACATGACCATGTTGAGGAAATTACTCTAGTTGAGGAGCTGGATGAACAAAGCGAGAGGGCTACAAGGATAAGAGCGGAGGACATCCCTGAAGAAATCACTCAGGCACATGAAAAGGAATCTGATAATAATGATATGATGAAAGATTCAAAGAACTCAACCGACAGTGAGATGCTTTGTAGTTCAGCTACTGTACAGTTTAAAGGAGGCATGATGGAGAAGCAATGCATTCAGAATGTTGAGCCGAATAATCAGAGGGAACTGTCATCTGAATCTGATGCAGCTGCTATGAAGGTTGAAGGAATTTATGACCACAGAACCATGGATATGGAG GAACTGGCTCTGACACAGAAACATGACCACAAAATCATAGGCGAGAACAAGGCAACAGCAATATTGGAAAGAAGCCATATGCTGGATAGTGGAGTGAAATCTGATTTGATCACTTTGGAGGTTGATGAAATTCACACTGCAGGAGGAATGCAAAACCAGGAAATTTTGGACTTGGACAAG CACAAAATGGTTCCAAAACAGAAACAGGACCGCATAATCATATGGGAGAACAAGGAGACAATGGTTTTGGAAGGCAGCCATATGCTAGATAGCAGAGTGAAATCGGATTCGGTCACTTTGGAGACTGATGAAACTCATGCTGGAGGAGGAATTCGACACCAGGAAATTTTGGGCTTGGATAAG GAAATGGCTCTGAAACAAAAACAGGACCACATAATCGCATGTGAGAACAAGGAGACAACAGAACTGCGAGGCATCCATATGCTAGATAGCAGAATGAAGTCCGATTTGGCCACTTTGGAGGTTGACAAAACTCCTCCTGCAGAAGGAAATGAAAACCAGGATATTTTGGATGTCAACAAG CAACAAGGAACGAGTGGAACACAGGATCTTGGAACTGCAATCGGGAACAACAAAATGAATATGTCGGAGGATGAAGATATTCCTGTTTGCAGTGGATATCAAATTGGACCGACAATTGAGAGTAATAAAATGAATATGTCAGAAGATGCAGGTATTCCTGATTGCGGTGAATATCAAATTGATCCAACTGTTATCGAGGTTAATGAGGTCGAGTCTACCAAAAGACTACCGAACCAAGAACTTTTGGACAATAGAGAA CAACTAGCAATGGAGGAAGGACAACATTTAGAAACTACAATtgaaaacaacaaaatgaaTTTGCCAAATGAAGCAGATGCTCTTGTTTGTGGTGAACACCAAATCGATTCAACTGGTACAGAAGTTCCTGAGGTCAAATCTTCCAGTGTTATACAGAACCAAGAACTTTTGGACAATAAAGAG GACCAGGTAACGGAGAAAAGAATGGAGTGTCACACCGCATATGAAAGTggaatacccttagaagaagccTATAAATTTGGTGATGGAGTGGATACCTGTGTGGTTGCTGTGAATGTTAGTGATTCAACGCAGAACAAGGaaactttttgtttg GACCAGATAACGGAGAAAAGAATGGAGTGTGAAATTGCATATGAAAGTAGAATATCCTTGGAAGAAGCCTATACACTTGGTGGAGCGGATACCTGTGGGGTTGCTGTGAATGTTAGTGATTCAACGCAGAACAAAGAAACTTGCACCACTGAGGAG GCAATGGAGGACAAGCAACACCATGAAGTTGAACATGTGAATGAGGAGAGGATTTTGGAAGACACAACTATGATAGATAGTAGTGAATTGAAATCTGATGTAACTCATGTGGAGGTTGACATGGCTGGGTCAAAGGAGGGAACACTGAACCAGCATGCAACTGATGTGGAGGTTGGCATGGCTGGGTCAAAGGAGGGAACACTGAACCAGTATGCTTTAAGTGTGGAAACG GAAGCGGCAGTGCAAGAGAAGCAGGATCATGAAATGGCCGGTGAAGACAACAGAGATGTGGCTGATGTGAATGCACTTGAATGTAGGGTGAAACCTGATGGAGTTGTTAAATTGTCTCATGAGACTCTTCTTACAACACAATCTGTTTCTTCCGAGGACAAGGAGAATGCACCTTCCTTTGAGGAACATAATATAACAGAAGTTGCAGGCTTTGAATCAAATCAAACTACAGGGATGGAACCTGAAGGAGCTCTTCCACTAGAGCCTAAAAACATGGTAGAAGTGAAACAAGAAAATTTGGAGAGTGAAACCGAAAGATCCATTTTTAGGGAGAATGATGAAGTGACTTGCAAAGATCAGACCTCAGCATGCGTTTTGATTTCTCCTTCAAATGTCGATGACCAGTGTGACGATGATAATGGATGGGCTGAAGAACCGACAAAAAGCAATGACAAGTTAGCTTCTGATTCAATAAACACATCTTGCCGTGACCCTGTCAAATTTGGCAAGTCAAGTAATGAAGAGGTTAAGAAAGCACAGAATATCAGATCTATGTATCTAAAAGATATTAAAGAATCTCTGGGAAGAATTCGTGCTGAACCATTAAACAGAGTACAGGCCACCAATTTTTGTTATCCCTCAAGGCATGCAGTTCAGGAATCACATTCAGCTTGCAAGGAGATCAAAGTGCCTTTGCGTGACAGTGGAAGGGATTTCGGAAGAGATCGTGCACTAGAGTTGGTTGCTACAAGTCCAGCAGAAGAGAGTTCTCGATGGAGACAAGAACAGTATGCACTTCAAATTTTAGAAGATGTGCAAAACGCTCGAATTGCTGAGAAAACtaggatggagatggagatcagaATACTGAAAGCACAAATTGCTAGCATGGAGAGACAGGTGATGAACTTGGATCACTTCTCTGAGGTGAAGTCCAGATCAAAAAGGCACTAG